The DNA window AGCCGTCGTTTTGCCTCTTATCGTAAGGTTTAATAGCGAGGTTCGTCATGGCATCAGAAATTGAATCTCTTTTGGAATATGCCTTGAGTGTCGGGGCGAGTGACTTGATTGTGACCGAAGGGGCGCCTTCGGCGGTCCGCTTTGCGGGGCGTGTTTGCGCTATTCCCGATTCTCCCGCGTTCCCGTTTGGTTCGTTGCTTGAATTTTTGGGTTCGCTTGATGGTGAATCGGGGTCGTTTGTCGGTGGCCCTTGGCTGAACACCAAATGGCGCGTGAAGTATTTTCGCGAAGCTTTGGGTAATGCGGCGATTTTCCGCCCGTTGATGGCTGAATGCCCTGAGTTCTCGTCTTTGGGGGCTCCGGCGGCGCTTGATAATTTACTGGGACTCAGTTCTGGCTTGGTTATTTTTGCTGGCCCGGCTTGCTCTGGAAAAACGGTAACGGCGACATCGTATGTTTCGGCAATGTGCCAGTCCGGAATGCTCCGGTTCTGCGATTTGGATGCTGGGCGCGAGCTGCCTGTAAAAACTGGCGAAAGCCTTGCGCTTGTGAATACTGTTGGCTCTATCTCCGAAAAATTGGAACAGGGCCTTCGCAGTGGTACCGATCTTTTCTGGGTAGGCGATTTCGATAGTTCCGCCTTGATCCCCGTATTGAGTGCTGCTGAGGCTGGTGCTTTGGTTGTCATGAATGTGACGGCAGGTAATGCGGTGGGCGTTGTCGATGCGCTTATTTCGTCCGTGCCTTCAGAAAAACGAGACCTTGTCCGTACGTTGCTTGCTGCGGCTCTTAAGGCTGTTGTTGTCCAGAGATTGCTTCCGGCGGCACAAGAGGGCGCTGTTGTTCCTCCGGCTTGGGAAATCCTCTTTAATACGCAAAAAGTGGCATCTTTTATACGCAGTGGAGATCATTTCAAGATTCCGTCTATCATGGAAGCTTCTTCTTCTGAAGGAATGCTCTTGATGGATAATTGCCTTGCAGAATATGTTCGCTCTGGCATTGTGACGTCCGAAGAGGCAGGTCGTTATGTTTCCAATCCCGCTAGGTTGGCTTAAAAAAGCTTTTTTGCTGTCGGTGGCCGTTTCGGTTTCCGCTTATGTGGCGCCTGCGCTGGCGGCACATTCCGCTGATGAAACGCTCTTGAGCGCTATGCAACTGGTACCCGATTCGCTACAGGCGAAAAAGACAAAGTCTGTGCTTTACCTTGGCGGGGGAGAACGCTCTCCGTGGTTTCATTTGGGCGCTTTGTATGCATTAGAAGAATACAAGATTCCTGTTGATTCTATTGTTGCTACATCGTGGGGCGCTTGGATGGGAGCTTTGTGGTCGCTGGGAGTGTCGATTGACGATATCCAGCGTTTGATGATGGATCCGTATGTCGTTGAGCATTTGGGGGTCAACTCGATTCATGCAAAGACGGAACATGATGCTTTTAGTCTTCCCGTTTCTGTAAGTGGTCCTCCATCGTTTCGTGAGCGATTCTCGTTTTATGCGGATACTGCGGGGAATGTTTATCGCAGCATGCATGCGCTTGTTCCCGATACAGCATCTATCGAACGGTCTCTATCGCGTCTTCGCTTTGAGGAATCCCTTTACCGCCAGCATGGATCATATCGTATCCCCATTACGCTCATGACATGCGATAGTGTTATTGAAAATCCGTTGTATGCAGATATTGTGAATTCGCTTCCGCTTGCGGGCAATGAAAATTCTGGAGAACTTTGTCCGTACTTGACGTTCCCGGAATCTAAAAAAACGCAAGAAGCTTCGATTATTGTTGTTGCAGACCCTGTACGCTATGAACTAGAAGGTAATGCCGAATTGCGTACGCTCAAGAAACAGGTCTTGTCGAAATTAGGTGATGTTCAGGGCGTTTTTGTAAGGGCTCATTCCATTCGCGATACTTCTCGCAAGTCCATGATTCAGGCGGGTTTCTCGTCAGTGGAACATGCACTGCGCGAAATTATTCCTATTGTGGATGGTCGTAGGGAATATTCCGACAAGCAAAAATCTGAAGCTTGGTTTGAATTCAATCCGGTGTTTGATAGCCTTTCTTCGGAACATCATTCGTCTGTGCTGTCTTACTGGAATCCTCAAGATACGGGCTTTGCCGCTCCGGCAAATTTTGCTTATTCGATTGCTTCCAAGGTTCCGTACGATACGATTACGTTCAATATGCAGCCCGATGGCGGGCTATTGATTGATGTGGGCGTGCATCCGACTATGGATGTTGCTGTAGGTGGTTTTGGCTCGAACATCATTGGTGCAAATGCTTATGGCGAGGTGACGCTGAACTATGTGAACCAGATGGAAATTGCGTTGACGCTTGCCGGTTTTTACGGGACAACCTCTTATGGTTTCCGACCGCGCCTAGAAATTTCGAATCTGATTAATCGTCGTTGGAAGTTTGGCTTTGGCTATGACTTTATGAAACTCCGCTATTTAAAAGCGTTTGAAAACGATAACGTTCCAGGTTCTAATCGCTTTGAATACGAAATGCGTAACGATCTTTTCTTGTCGGCAAAGTATGCAATTGACAAAAATCAATCCGTTGAAGTCAAGTTCTTATTTGGTGACCGTGAATTTGAATTGTCGCCCAAAGCGATTCCGCAAGTAGATTTTTGGGATGATGAAATTGTTGATACTAGCACGAACTATGAGACAAGTCCAGTGACACAAACTGTCCATTATTCACTGTTGAATGGTGAAGATGATCCGTGGTTTGCGTCAAAGGGCTATGCCGCCAATGCCTATCTTGGCATGAACTTGGTTGGTTTCGGGTTCCATCAAAGAGGCCCGATTTATGGCGTTTATTCTTTTGATGGAAGGTTCTCTTATGCTCCAACTCGAAATACTTCGGTGACAGTCGGCGCGGCGATGGGCTTTGATGCTTATCGTGATGGGCACTTCAGGTTCCCCAAGAATTTTGATAATACGGCAATGGAAGACCGATTCCGCTTGCATATTGCTGCAACACCATGGTCCAACGACTGGCTTGATCCAGAATTGTCCACACACGGGTATGCATTGCTTCGTGTGAATGGTGGCGTTCACCGCAACGGCTTTGGCGCTTGGCTTTCTTTGGCGTATGTCCATGATTTCGAAGATAAATCGACAGCGAAACTGAATTCCAATAAGTTTGTGATTGAACCTGCGTTGCGCTATAAGTACCGCTCGTTTACGGTCTACGCAGGGCTCAATCGCATAGTCGATACAGAAACATTTGGCGATATCAAACGGATAAAAAATTACCGATACTTTATCCGTATCGGCGACTGTAGTCTGTTTTAGAACTTAGATGGCGGATCAGGTCCGCCATGACGTCATTCCTCTTCGAAGCTTGACTGCTGCGGTTATCCAATATGCACGCAAGTGTTCATGCTGTACAACCCTGCACGTCATTCCGGCCTCTGGCCGGAACCTAGCTGGATTCTTCTAACAGCCTACTTCCAACTTTCTACTGCTTCCGCTACTTCTTCTCTCCGCGGTTTTTGGCGGCGATGTCTTTATACTTGTTGTGGTCGGCGAGAGTGCTGCTGAAGAAGTGCGTGTGCGAACCATCGTCTTTTGCAACAAAGTAAAGAGCTTCGGTCTTTTCGGGGAAGAGTGCGGCTTCGATGGCCTTGCGTCCCGGATTCGAAATCGGACCTGGCATAAGTCCTGGGAACCTGCGGGTGTTGTACGGGTTGTTGCTGTTCAACTGGCTTTTGTAGATCGGTCCGGTCAAGTTCTTGAAAATGAACCGCACCGTCGGGTCTGCCCCAAGAGGCATGCCAAGGCGGAGCCTATTGTGGAACACGCCAGCAATGAGCGGGCGTTCTGCTGGAATGCCTGTTTCTTCTTCGACTACGCTTGCAAGTGTGAGCACGCGATGCCAGTTGCCTAGTTGTTCCCACATGGAGCCTTTACGGTCCTTGAGTTCGTCACGCAGCTTGAGATTTGCGGCGACCATCTGCTTGAGTATGGACTCTTCGTCGGAGTTGATGGCGAACGGATACGTGTCCGGCAGCAGGTAACCTTCAAGGGTATTCCCTTCGACGCCAAGAGAATGGGCGAACTTCGAGTCTTGGACGAGGCTGTTCCAGCGAGCGGTGTCGAGGTTCGGGAAGCTCTTTTGGAGGTAGGCGGGAATTTCCCATGTGGCTCGA is part of the Fibrobacter succinogenes genome and encodes:
- a CDS encoding patatin-like phospholipase family protein — its product is MFPIPLGWLKKAFLLSVAVSVSAYVAPALAAHSADETLLSAMQLVPDSLQAKKTKSVLYLGGGERSPWFHLGALYALEEYKIPVDSIVATSWGAWMGALWSLGVSIDDIQRLMMDPYVVEHLGVNSIHAKTEHDAFSLPVSVSGPPSFRERFSFYADTAGNVYRSMHALVPDTASIERSLSRLRFEESLYRQHGSYRIPITLMTCDSVIENPLYADIVNSLPLAGNENSGELCPYLTFPESKKTQEASIIVVADPVRYELEGNAELRTLKKQVLSKLGDVQGVFVRAHSIRDTSRKSMIQAGFSSVEHALREIIPIVDGRREYSDKQKSEAWFEFNPVFDSLSSEHHSSVLSYWNPQDTGFAAPANFAYSIASKVPYDTITFNMQPDGGLLIDVGVHPTMDVAVGGFGSNIIGANAYGEVTLNYVNQMEIALTLAGFYGTTSYGFRPRLEISNLINRRWKFGFGYDFMKLRYLKAFENDNVPGSNRFEYEMRNDLFLSAKYAIDKNQSVEVKFLFGDREFELSPKAIPQVDFWDDEIVDTSTNYETSPVTQTVHYSLLNGEDDPWFASKGYAANAYLGMNLVGFGFHQRGPIYGVYSFDGRFSYAPTRNTSVTVGAAMGFDAYRDGHFRFPKNFDNTAMEDRFRLHIAATPWSNDWLDPELSTHGYALLRVNGGVHRNGFGAWLSLAYVHDFEDKSTAKLNSNKFVIEPALRYKYRSFTVYAGLNRIVDTETFGDIKRIKNYRYFIRIGDCSLF
- a CDS encoding ATPase, T2SS/T4P/T4SS family; the encoded protein is MASEIESLLEYALSVGASDLIVTEGAPSAVRFAGRVCAIPDSPAFPFGSLLEFLGSLDGESGSFVGGPWLNTKWRVKYFREALGNAAIFRPLMAECPEFSSLGAPAALDNLLGLSSGLVIFAGPACSGKTVTATSYVSAMCQSGMLRFCDLDAGRELPVKTGESLALVNTVGSISEKLEQGLRSGTDLFWVGDFDSSALIPVLSAAEAGALVVMNVTAGNAVGVVDALISSVPSEKRDLVRTLLAAALKAVVVQRLLPAAQEGAVVPPAWEILFNTQKVASFIRSGDHFKIPSIMEASSSEGMLLMDNCLAEYVRSGIVTSEEAGRYVSNPARLA
- the mltG gene encoding endolytic transglycosylase MltG; translation: MLYEYTFYFANPLHFLLNFYAMKKIFSITAVIVLLIAVFAYIHVNQRLSAVSLNEKTVILEIPKGSSPTKVLQILQEKGVWDDDLAFTLWCKMNKPSLKAGWYEVPAHQTLDELAALFQSGKSAVRKVTIPEGRATWEIPAYLQKSFPNLDTARWNSLVQDSKFAHSLGVEGNTLEGYLLPDTYPFAINSDEESILKQMVAANLKLRDELKDRKGSMWEQLGNWHRVLTLASVVEEETGIPAERPLIAGVFHNRLRLGMPLGADPTVRFIFKNLTGPIYKSQLNSNNPYNTRRFPGLMPGPISNPGRKAIEAALFPEKTEALYFVAKDDGSHTHFFSSTLADHNKYKDIAAKNRGEKK